A region of bacterium DNA encodes the following proteins:
- a CDS encoding RDD family protein — MFRIPARGRHITQEPQIISSGLLGRDLAGFRRRLVAFAVDAGLFGLVVGALFAGLTVWSFHREDSTLFSRTRAAFAADSTTTMTERDRDALLLEYYRMIQRRCPDAFPRDMGEFVRRGDLEGLHREFSGVSTTVSLGSGKTRTIENGDGTNQVIIGLDLVMGRFSGVLGWGGLFVAWFTFWTFVTRGRSPGKALVRVRVVRLDGGRLRLWDCFGRAGGYSASAATLFLGFLEAIWHPNRQAIHDKIAGTVVVRG, encoded by the coding sequence ATGTTCCGCATTCCCGCCCGTGGCCGTCACATCACCCAGGAGCCCCAGATCATCAGTTCCGGGCTGCTGGGCCGCGATCTGGCCGGATTCCGCCGCCGTCTCGTGGCCTTCGCGGTCGACGCCGGCCTCTTCGGCCTGGTCGTGGGGGCCCTGTTCGCCGGATTGACGGTGTGGAGCTTCCACCGGGAAGATTCGACCCTGTTCTCGCGCACCCGGGCCGCCTTCGCCGCCGATTCGACCACGACCATGACCGAGCGCGACCGCGACGCCCTGCTCCTCGAGTACTACCGCATGATCCAGCGGCGCTGCCCCGACGCCTTTCCCCGCGACATGGGCGAGTTCGTGCGCCGGGGCGATCTGGAGGGGCTGCACCGCGAATTCAGTGGCGTGAGCACCACCGTGAGCCTCGGTTCGGGCAAGACCCGCACCATCGAGAACGGCGACGGCACCAACCAGGTGATCATCGGGCTGGATCTGGTGATGGGGCGGTTCAGCGGCGTGCTCGGCTGGGGCGGGCTCTTCGTGGCCTGGTTCACCTTCTGGACCTTCGTCACCCGGGGGCGTTCGCCGGGAAAGGCCCTGGTGCGGGTGCGCGTGGTGCGGCTCGACGGCGGCCGCCTGCGCCTGTGGGACTGCTTCGGCCGCGCCGGCGGCTACAGTGCCAGCGCGGCGACCCTCTTCCTGGGTTTCCTCGAGGCCATCTGGCACCCCAACCGGCAGGCCATCCACGACAAGATCGCCGGCACGGTGGTGGTGCGCGGGTGA
- a CDS encoding response regulator yields MSRMHEHRDPETGPDHIDAVLTAIPLRDRDGVVIGVMNLCGDVGDHVAAARTTRNLLLASLALIVMLAYLVKTAQIGRLCRDFDVATESLEASRAELEASNRDLAASNVRLVAAEAEARVADEAKTAFLATMSHEMRTPLTAILGYLDLCAESRIEPMQRRKHVAGLRRNTEHLLGLIENLLDVTELHRAQTSPLLTAGSVTALVGEAVAALRDRASAAGLEVTVRWLTAVPATATTDHDRVRQALLKLLDNAVKFSHQGEVELEVAYRHDGADGDTPQLVFHVLDRGCGLPSVIRDDPGQAFRLGDHAANRSHGGSGLGLHIARTVAELLDGGLTAHDRPGGGAHLELRIGLAGVSDSLIRPAGTFGPEDAAPAPPPKPARIDLTGVRVLYAEDGPDNQFLVKAILGRAGALVDIAQNGAEALEMAADAEYDYDVILMDIQMPVMDGLEATRTLRARGYGGPIFALTANAMEADRIDSAAAGCDRHLTKPINRRLLLSSVAESSLAAS; encoded by the coding sequence GTGTCGCGCATGCACGAGCACCGCGATCCCGAAACCGGTCCCGACCACATCGACGCCGTGCTGACGGCGATCCCCCTGCGCGACCGCGACGGGGTCGTCATCGGCGTCATGAACCTGTGCGGCGACGTGGGCGACCATGTGGCGGCCGCGCGGACCACGCGCAACCTGCTGCTCGCCAGCCTCGCGCTGATCGTCATGCTGGCCTACCTGGTCAAGACGGCGCAGATCGGGCGCCTGTGCCGCGACTTCGACGTGGCCACGGAGTCGCTGGAGGCCTCGCGCGCCGAACTCGAGGCGTCGAACCGGGATCTGGCCGCGTCGAACGTGCGCCTGGTGGCGGCCGAGGCCGAGGCCCGGGTGGCCGACGAGGCCAAGACCGCGTTCCTGGCGACCATGAGCCACGAGATGCGCACGCCCCTGACCGCGATCCTCGGCTACCTCGACCTGTGCGCCGAGTCCCGCATCGAGCCGATGCAGCGCCGCAAGCACGTCGCCGGCCTGCGGCGCAACACCGAGCACCTGCTGGGTCTCATCGAGAACCTGCTCGACGTGACCGAACTGCACCGCGCCCAGACCTCGCCCCTGCTGACGGCGGGCAGCGTCACGGCGCTGGTGGGCGAAGCGGTGGCGGCCCTGCGCGACCGGGCGTCGGCTGCGGGGCTCGAGGTGACGGTGCGCTGGCTGACGGCCGTGCCCGCCACGGCGACCACCGACCACGACCGCGTGCGCCAGGCCCTGCTCAAGCTCCTCGACAACGCCGTGAAGTTCTCGCACCAGGGCGAGGTGGAGCTCGAGGTGGCCTACCGCCACGACGGCGCCGACGGCGACACGCCCCAGCTCGTCTTCCACGTGCTCGATCGGGGCTGCGGACTGCCGAGCGTGATCCGCGACGATCCGGGCCAGGCCTTCCGCCTCGGCGACCACGCCGCCAACCGGTCGCACGGCGGCAGCGGCCTGGGCCTGCACATCGCCCGCACCGTGGCCGAGCTGCTCGACGGCGGCCTCACGGCCCACGACCGCCCCGGCGGCGGCGCCCATCTGGAGCTGCGCATCGGGCTGGCCGGCGTGTCGGACAGCCTCATCCGACCGGCCGGCACCTTCGGCCCGGAGGACGCCGCGCCGGCCCCGCCGCCGAAACCGGCCCGAATCGACCTGACCGGCGTGCGCGTGCTCTACGCCGAGGACGGCCCCGACAACCAGTTCCTCGTGAAGGCGATCCTGGGGCGGGCCGGCGCGCTGGTGGACATCGCGCAGAACGGCGCCGAGGCCCTCGAAATGGCCGCCGACGCCGAGTACGACTACGACGTGATCCTGATGGACATCCAGATGCCGGTGATGGACGGGCTCGAGGCGACGCGCACCCTGCGCGCCCGCGGCTACGGCGGCCCCATCTTCGCCCTGACGGCCAACGCCATGGAGGCCGACCGCATCGACTCCGCCGCCGCCGGCTGCGACCGGCACCTGACCAAGCCCATCAACCGGCGCCTGCTGCTGAGTTCGGTGGCCGAGTCGTCGCTGGCGGCGAGCTAG
- the pyrC gene encoding dihydroorotase: MPITIPRPDDWHLHVRDGDALAAVVPHTARQFARAVIMPNLKPPVTTVAQALAYRERILAAVPDGADFRPLMTLYLTDATTPDEIARAAACEHVLALKLYPAGATTNSAAGVTDMAKVDAALAAMAAGGLPLLVHGEVTDPAVDIFDREAVFIERVLLPLLDRHPDLRVCLEHVTTRQGVEFVRSAGPRVAGTLTAHHLLWNRNAIFSGGLNPHAYCLPVLKRESHREALLAAATGGEPCFFLGTDSAPHPRDAKESACGCAGIYTAHAALELYAAAFAAAGKLENLAKFASLNGPAWHGLPVNDGTVTLVEETWRVPASYGFGAGTVVPMLAGEELGWKLADG; encoded by the coding sequence ATGCCGATCACGATCCCCCGCCCCGACGACTGGCACCTGCACGTGCGCGACGGCGACGCCCTCGCCGCGGTGGTGCCCCACACGGCCCGCCAGTTCGCCCGCGCCGTCATCATGCCCAACCTGAAGCCCCCGGTGACGACGGTGGCCCAGGCCCTGGCCTACCGCGAGCGCATCCTGGCCGCCGTGCCCGACGGCGCCGACTTCAGGCCGCTGATGACCCTGTACCTGACCGACGCCACCACGCCCGACGAGATCGCCCGCGCCGCGGCCTGCGAGCACGTGCTCGCCCTGAAGCTGTACCCCGCCGGCGCGACGACCAACTCGGCCGCCGGCGTGACCGACATGGCGAAGGTCGACGCCGCCCTGGCCGCCATGGCCGCGGGCGGCCTGCCCCTGCTGGTGCACGGCGAGGTGACCGACCCGGCCGTCGACATTTTCGACCGCGAAGCCGTGTTCATCGAGCGCGTGCTGCTGCCCCTGCTCGACCGCCATCCGGATCTGCGCGTGTGCCTCGAACACGTGACCACCCGCCAGGGCGTGGAGTTCGTGCGCAGCGCCGGCCCCCGCGTGGCCGGCACCCTCACCGCCCACCACCTGCTGTGGAACCGCAACGCCATCTTCAGCGGCGGCCTGAACCCCCACGCCTACTGCCTGCCCGTGCTGAAGCGCGAGTCGCACCGCGAGGCCCTGCTCGCGGCGGCCACCGGCGGCGAGCCGTGCTTTTTCCTGGGCACCGACAGCGCCCCCCACCCCCGCGACGCCAAGGAATCGGCCTGCGGGTGCGCGGGCATCTACACGGCCCACGCGGCGCTCGAGCTGTACGCGGCCGCCTTCGCGGCGGCGGGGAAGCTGGAGAACCTGGCGAAGTTCGCGTCGCTGAACGGCCCCGCCTGGCACGGCCTGCCGGTGAACGACGGCACGGTGACGCTGGTCGAGGAGACCTGGCGCGTGCCCGCGAGCTACGGCTTCGGCGCCGGCACGGTGGTGCCCATGCTGGCCGGCGAGGAGCTGGGCTGGAAGCTGGCGGACGGTTGA
- a CDS encoding YjjG family noncanonical pyrimidine nucleotidase, with protein sequence MTMPPSPRYPYVIFDADGTLFDFDSAMLHAMRETCGDHGLAFTDELYGLYQEINHRWWRRFETGEVTATELRVGRFREFLGEVDGAVDPEGFSSRYLRRLSEHHELMPGAAACVEALAPHCTLLLLTNGLAEVQVPRFERAPICRHFRDIVISGVVGVAKPDPAIFEIAMERLGNPAKRDVIIVGDSLTSDMAGGSAYGIGTCWFNPGGRERGPGVEVGFEVGGLSGVVGIVATGD encoded by the coding sequence TTGACCATGCCCCCCTCGCCCCGCTACCCCTACGTGATCTTCGACGCCGACGGCACGCTGTTCGACTTCGACAGCGCCATGCTGCACGCCATGCGCGAGACGTGCGGGGACCACGGGCTGGCCTTCACCGACGAGCTGTATGGGCTGTACCAGGAGATCAACCACCGCTGGTGGCGGCGCTTCGAGACCGGCGAGGTGACGGCGACGGAGCTGCGGGTCGGCAGGTTCCGGGAGTTCCTGGGCGAGGTGGACGGGGCGGTGGATCCGGAGGGGTTCAGTTCGCGGTACCTGCGGCGGCTGTCGGAGCATCACGAGCTGATGCCGGGGGCTGCGGCGTGCGTGGAGGCATTGGCGCCGCACTGCACGCTGCTGTTGCTGACGAACGGGTTGGCGGAGGTGCAGGTGCCGCGGTTCGAGCGGGCGCCGATCTGCCGGCACTTTCGGGACATCGTGATCTCGGGGGTCGTGGGGGTCGCGAAGCCGGATCCGGCGATTTTCGAGATCGCGATGGAGCGGTTGGGGAATCCGGCGAAGCGGGATGTGATCATTGTTGGGGATAGCTTGACTTCGGATATGGCTGGGGGGAGTGCGTACGGGATTGGGACTTGTTGGTTTAATCCTGGGGGGCGGGAGCGTGGTCCGGGAGTTGAGGTTGGGTTTGAGGTTGGGGGGTTGAGTGGGGTAGTGGGGATCGTAGCCACAGGGGATTAG
- a CDS encoding DUF1837 domain-containing protein — MVGPFEIIVDTTLIEAFVDLDKNFFRNKKVSSLANSFEDGAWRTDVFLDFVWDNIADTALSAEERSALEGRPGSILRQSAKNLRLTEGEDHGSGSELAEILLYGIMRHKHGALPAVPKIFYKQNKNDYAKGADSVHITVNDDDTYALWFGEAKFYNSIESSSLSKVVASVKESVRTEKLKKENVIIRNVRDLDYLGLPTDLVASIKEDLLSDKSMDDLRGKINVPILLLHTCGITADTQQWSEEYIESIRGFHLGRAKDYFEKQFASMGNMKGYEKMEFHLILVPVPSKDSLTEKFVQHARATRGE; from the coding sequence ATGGTCGGTCCATTTGAAATTATTGTCGACACCACGTTGATCGAAGCGTTTGTCGATCTCGACAAAAACTTTTTTCGAAACAAGAAAGTCTCCAGTCTCGCCAACAGCTTTGAAGATGGAGCCTGGCGAACTGATGTGTTTCTAGACTTTGTCTGGGACAACATTGCCGATACTGCATTGTCAGCCGAAGAGCGCTCCGCACTTGAAGGCAGGCCGGGCTCTATACTTAGACAGTCAGCCAAAAATCTTCGACTAACTGAGGGCGAAGATCACGGGAGCGGAAGTGAGCTTGCTGAGATTCTACTATATGGAATTATGCGCCACAAACACGGTGCGCTTCCCGCTGTTCCTAAAATTTTTTACAAGCAAAACAAGAATGACTATGCAAAGGGTGCCGACAGTGTACACATCACTGTTAACGACGACGACACGTATGCCCTATGGTTTGGCGAGGCCAAGTTCTACAACTCAATTGAATCTTCCAGTTTGTCAAAGGTTGTCGCATCGGTTAAGGAATCAGTCCGAACTGAAAAGCTAAAGAAGGAAAATGTCATTATCCGAAACGTCAGGGATCTAGACTACCTTGGCCTACCAACCGACCTGGTCGCATCGATCAAAGAAGACCTTCTTTCCGACAAGTCTATGGATGACCTTCGCGGAAAGATCAATGTCCCGATTCTCCTCCTTCACACCTGTGGGATCACCGCGGATACCCAACAGTGGTCCGAGGAATACATAGAATCGATTCGCGGATTCCATCTCGGGCGGGCTAAAGACTATTTCGAGAAGCAGTTTGCCAGCATGGGCAACATGAAAGGCTACGAGAAGATGGAGTTTCATCTTATCCTCGTCCCTGTTCCATCAAAAGATAGCCTGACAGAAAAATTTGTTCAGCACGCGCGAGCAACCCGGGGGGAGTGA